Proteins encoded together in one Labrus bergylta chromosome 20, fLabBer1.1, whole genome shotgun sequence window:
- the gimap4 gene encoding GTPase IMAP family member 4 isoform X1 has protein sequence MEPDRSAQTAAARHAPEPDEETRKTAAAAAAAAAAAAKVANRLPEIRLVMLGWRWPGKSLTGNTIIGREEFRLERAAEFCVKRQTEVLERQVTVVDTPGWFSAQDTPPSYKQEIVRGASLCAPGPHAFLLVIPVGMFTEVDRARIEEHVSLFGERVWKHTIVVFSWAEVLRSISIERYIRREGKELQWVLEKCKRRYFVINNCIFGEHPQVGRLLEKVEKMVAEEGGYYNADEVEQEKKAQDDNQNQAREGRELGARPKQNSGLSLSKAMEVDPLSSE, from the exons ATGGAGCCGGATAGATCAGCTCAGACGGCAG CAGCCCGCCATGCCCCTGAACCAGATGAGGAGACCAGAAAGACGGCCGCCGCAGCCGCCGCCGCAGCAGCCGCCGCAGCCAAGGTGGCTAACCGTCTGCCTGAAATCCGCCTGGTGATGTTGGGCTGGAGATGGCCGGGGAAGAgcctgacaggaaacaccatCATCGGCCGAGAGGAGTTTCGCTTGGAGCGAGCGGCTGAGTTCTGCGTGAAGAGACAGACGGAGGTGCTGGAGCGGCAGGTGACTGTGGTGGACACTCCCGGCTGGTTCTCTGCCCAGGATACCCCACCTTCCTACAAACAGGAGATAGTGAGGGGAGCATCTCTTTGCGCTCCAGGTCCACACGCCTTCCTGCTGGTCATCCCCGTGGGCATGTTCACAGAGGTGGACCGGGCTCGCATCGAGGAGCACGTCTCCCTCTTTGGCGAGCGAGTGTGGAAGCATACGATCGTGGTTTTCAGCTGGGCAGAGGTGCTGAGGAGCATTTCAATCGAGAGATACATTCGCAGGGAGGGCAAGGAGTTGCAGTGGGTGCTGGAAAAGTGCAAGAGACGGTACTTTGTTATCAACAACTGCATATTTGGGGAGCATCCGCAGGTTGGACGCTTGCTGGAGAAAGTGGAAAAGATGGTGGCGGAGGAGGGAGGCTACTACAACGCAGATGAGGTGGAGCAAGAGAAGAAAGCTCAGGATGACAACCAGAATCAAGCCCGGGAGGGACGGGAGCTGGGGGCGCGGCCCAAACAGAACTCTGGGCTGAGTTTGTCCAAAGCAATGGAGGTGGACCCGCTTTCAAGTGAGTAa
- the gimap4 gene encoding GTPase IMAP family member 4 isoform X4, with product MEPDRSAQTADEETRKTAAAAAAAAAAAAKVANRLPEIRLVMLGWRWPGKSLTGNTIIGREEFRLERAAEFCVKRQTEVLERQVTVVDTPGWFSAQDTPPSYKQEIVRGASLCAPGPHAFLLVIPVGMFTEVDRARIEEHVSLFGERVWKHTIVVFSWAEVLRSISIERYIRREGKELQWVLEKCKRRYFVINNCIFGEHPQVGRLLEKVEKMVAEEGGYYNADEVEQEKKAQDDNQNQAREGRELGARPKQNSGLSLSKAMEVDPLSSE from the exons ATGGAGCCGGATAGATCAGCTCAGACGGCAG ATGAGGAGACCAGAAAGACGGCCGCCGCAGCCGCCGCCGCAGCAGCCGCCGCAGCCAAGGTGGCTAACCGTCTGCCTGAAATCCGCCTGGTGATGTTGGGCTGGAGATGGCCGGGGAAGAgcctgacaggaaacaccatCATCGGCCGAGAGGAGTTTCGCTTGGAGCGAGCGGCTGAGTTCTGCGTGAAGAGACAGACGGAGGTGCTGGAGCGGCAGGTGACTGTGGTGGACACTCCCGGCTGGTTCTCTGCCCAGGATACCCCACCTTCCTACAAACAGGAGATAGTGAGGGGAGCATCTCTTTGCGCTCCAGGTCCACACGCCTTCCTGCTGGTCATCCCCGTGGGCATGTTCACAGAGGTGGACCGGGCTCGCATCGAGGAGCACGTCTCCCTCTTTGGCGAGCGAGTGTGGAAGCATACGATCGTGGTTTTCAGCTGGGCAGAGGTGCTGAGGAGCATTTCAATCGAGAGATACATTCGCAGGGAGGGCAAGGAGTTGCAGTGGGTGCTGGAAAAGTGCAAGAGACGGTACTTTGTTATCAACAACTGCATATTTGGGGAGCATCCGCAGGTTGGACGCTTGCTGGAGAAAGTGGAAAAGATGGTGGCGGAGGAGGGAGGCTACTACAACGCAGATGAGGTGGAGCAAGAGAAGAAAGCTCAGGATGACAACCAGAATCAAGCCCGGGAGGGACGGGAGCTGGGGGCGCGGCCCAAACAGAACTCTGGGCTGAGTTTGTCCAAAGCAATGGAGGTGGACCCGCTTTCAAGTGAGTAa
- the gimap4 gene encoding GTPase IMAP family member 4 isoform X2, giving the protein MEPDRSAQTAAARHAPEPDEETRKTAAAAAAAAAAAAKVANRLPEIRLVMLGWRWPGKSLTGNTIIGREEFRLERAAEFCVKRQTEVLERQVTVVDTPGWFSAQDTPPSYKQEIVRGASLCAPGPHAFLLVIPVGMFTEVDRARIEEHVSLFGERVWKHTIVVFSWAEVLRSISIERYIRREGKELQWVLEKCKRRYFVINNCIFGEHPQVGRLLEKVEKMVAEEGGYYNADEVEQEKKAQDDNQNQAREGRELGARPKQNSGLSLSKAMEVDPLSN; this is encoded by the exons ATGGAGCCGGATAGATCAGCTCAGACGGCAG CAGCCCGCCATGCCCCTGAACCAGATGAGGAGACCAGAAAGACGGCCGCCGCAGCCGCCGCCGCAGCAGCCGCCGCAGCCAAGGTGGCTAACCGTCTGCCTGAAATCCGCCTGGTGATGTTGGGCTGGAGATGGCCGGGGAAGAgcctgacaggaaacaccatCATCGGCCGAGAGGAGTTTCGCTTGGAGCGAGCGGCTGAGTTCTGCGTGAAGAGACAGACGGAGGTGCTGGAGCGGCAGGTGACTGTGGTGGACACTCCCGGCTGGTTCTCTGCCCAGGATACCCCACCTTCCTACAAACAGGAGATAGTGAGGGGAGCATCTCTTTGCGCTCCAGGTCCACACGCCTTCCTGCTGGTCATCCCCGTGGGCATGTTCACAGAGGTGGACCGGGCTCGCATCGAGGAGCACGTCTCCCTCTTTGGCGAGCGAGTGTGGAAGCATACGATCGTGGTTTTCAGCTGGGCAGAGGTGCTGAGGAGCATTTCAATCGAGAGATACATTCGCAGGGAGGGCAAGGAGTTGCAGTGGGTGCTGGAAAAGTGCAAGAGACGGTACTTTGTTATCAACAACTGCATATTTGGGGAGCATCCGCAGGTTGGACGCTTGCTGGAGAAAGTGGAAAAGATGGTGGCGGAGGAGGGAGGCTACTACAACGCAGATGAGGTGGAGCAAGAGAAGAAAGCTCAGGATGACAACCAGAATCAAGCCCGGGAGGGACGGGAGCTGGGGGCGCGGCCCAAACAGAACTCTGGGCTGAGTTTGTCCAAAGCAATGGAGGTGGACCCGCTTTCAA ATTAA
- the gimap4 gene encoding GTPase IMAP family member 4 isoform X3, which produces MEPDRSAQTAARHAPEPDEETRKTAAAAAAAAAAAAKVANRLPEIRLVMLGWRWPGKSLTGNTIIGREEFRLERAAEFCVKRQTEVLERQVTVVDTPGWFSAQDTPPSYKQEIVRGASLCAPGPHAFLLVIPVGMFTEVDRARIEEHVSLFGERVWKHTIVVFSWAEVLRSISIERYIRREGKELQWVLEKCKRRYFVINNCIFGEHPQVGRLLEKVEKMVAEEGGYYNADEVEQEKKAQDDNQNQAREGRELGARPKQNSGLSLSKAMEVDPLSSE; this is translated from the exons ATGGAGCCGGATAGATCAGCTCAGACGGCAG CCCGCCATGCCCCTGAACCAGATGAGGAGACCAGAAAGACGGCCGCCGCAGCCGCCGCCGCAGCAGCCGCCGCAGCCAAGGTGGCTAACCGTCTGCCTGAAATCCGCCTGGTGATGTTGGGCTGGAGATGGCCGGGGAAGAgcctgacaggaaacaccatCATCGGCCGAGAGGAGTTTCGCTTGGAGCGAGCGGCTGAGTTCTGCGTGAAGAGACAGACGGAGGTGCTGGAGCGGCAGGTGACTGTGGTGGACACTCCCGGCTGGTTCTCTGCCCAGGATACCCCACCTTCCTACAAACAGGAGATAGTGAGGGGAGCATCTCTTTGCGCTCCAGGTCCACACGCCTTCCTGCTGGTCATCCCCGTGGGCATGTTCACAGAGGTGGACCGGGCTCGCATCGAGGAGCACGTCTCCCTCTTTGGCGAGCGAGTGTGGAAGCATACGATCGTGGTTTTCAGCTGGGCAGAGGTGCTGAGGAGCATTTCAATCGAGAGATACATTCGCAGGGAGGGCAAGGAGTTGCAGTGGGTGCTGGAAAAGTGCAAGAGACGGTACTTTGTTATCAACAACTGCATATTTGGGGAGCATCCGCAGGTTGGACGCTTGCTGGAGAAAGTGGAAAAGATGGTGGCGGAGGAGGGAGGCTACTACAACGCAGATGAGGTGGAGCAAGAGAAGAAAGCTCAGGATGACAACCAGAATCAAGCCCGGGAGGGACGGGAGCTGGGGGCGCGGCCCAAACAGAACTCTGGGCTGAGTTTGTCCAAAGCAATGGAGGTGGACCCGCTTTCAAGTGAGTAa